The Candidatus Zixiibacteriota bacterium genome has a window encoding:
- a CDS encoding HlyD family efflux transporter periplasmic adaptor subunit: MKRIMSIVMPAMLLLAGCGNDTDLIGGSGLIETTESVISAETAGRVVQHRFDEGTEVSAGDTLLVIDPSNLELELVSARAGLDVIKAQLATVRLQVKQAATSEEFVRAEFERVDRLMKAGTATKKQFDQAEFELNQATLAHQSAEAQVRTLQANLSKAESDIARLERRRVDCYPVSPVSGVVTEKFIEPGEFLAPGKPIVRVSRLDTVTVKVYLSTADFAGVKLGDAAVVSTESGGQEFRGTVVWTSDQAEFTPKNVQTEQARADLVYAVKVSVPNPDRNLKVAMPVFVRLEK; the protein is encoded by the coding sequence ATGAAAAGAATCATGTCAATCGTAATGCCGGCGATGCTTCTGCTGGCCGGCTGCGGCAATGACACCGACCTGATCGGCGGCTCCGGTTTGATCGAGACCACCGAATCCGTCATCTCCGCAGAAACCGCCGGCCGCGTGGTGCAGCATCGCTTTGACGAAGGCACCGAGGTAAGCGCCGGTGACACGCTGCTCGTGATCGATCCAAGCAATCTCGAACTGGAGCTGGTCTCGGCCCGCGCGGGGCTGGACGTTATCAAGGCGCAACTGGCAACCGTGCGCCTTCAGGTCAAACAGGCTGCAACCAGCGAGGAGTTTGTCCGCGCGGAATTCGAACGAGTAGACCGGCTGATGAAAGCCGGCACCGCGACCAAGAAGCAGTTCGACCAGGCCGAGTTTGAGCTTAATCAAGCCACGCTCGCACACCAGAGCGCCGAGGCTCAGGTCCGAACTCTGCAGGCCAATCTATCCAAAGCGGAAAGCGATATCGCCCGGCTCGAACGCAGGCGGGTCGACTGCTACCCCGTGTCACCGGTGAGCGGTGTCGTGACCGAGAAGTTCATCGAGCCGGGGGAATTCCTCGCGCCGGGCAAGCCGATCGTGCGCGTTTCGCGGCTGGATACCGTTACGGTCAAGGTGTACCTCTCGACCGCGGATTTCGCCGGGGTAAAGCTCGGCGACGCGGCCGTAGTCAGCACCGAGAGCGGGGGGCAGGAATTCCGCGGCACGGTGGTGTGGACTTCCGATCAGGCCGAATTCACCCCTAAGAATGTCCAGACCGAGCAGGCCCGCGCCGACCTGGTGTACGCCGTCAAAGTGTCTGTACCGAATCCGGACAGGAACCTGAAGGTCGCCATGCCGGTTTTTGTCAGGCTGGAGAAGTAA
- a CDS encoding ABC transporter ATP-binding protein has protein sequence MSFLIADRLVKNYGTLVALDSFSLEVAPGTIFALVGPDGAGKTTMMRILCRLLDPDSGMITIAGRDAAKEYEAIKPILGYMPQQFSLYPDLSIEENLTFYAGLYGITGQAFREKREQLYEFSNLKPFSGRRAGALSGGMKQKLALSCALIHDPRLLILDEPTTGVDPLSRRQFWEILLQLKAEGVTTLVSTPYMDEVARCDRAAFIYKGRKLAEDTPAGLAGSFTGRIYYIDHEPTTAIVQAINRLPDLSAARFGAGLHLYLDQDDNIERHLAALASLGVAAERVTPIKAELEDRFIQLMETGA, from the coding sequence ATGTCATTCCTGATAGCCGACAGACTGGTCAAGAATTACGGCACGCTGGTCGCGCTCGATAGTTTTTCGCTCGAGGTCGCTCCGGGAACGATATTCGCCCTGGTCGGACCCGACGGCGCCGGCAAGACCACGATGATGCGGATTCTCTGCCGCCTGCTGGATCCGGACAGCGGAATGATTACGATCGCCGGGCGCGACGCGGCGAAAGAGTATGAGGCCATCAAGCCGATTCTCGGCTACATGCCGCAGCAGTTTTCACTCTATCCCGACCTTTCGATCGAGGAGAACCTGACGTTCTACGCCGGTTTGTACGGCATCACCGGGCAGGCGTTTCGCGAGAAGCGCGAGCAGCTCTATGAGTTCTCCAACCTCAAGCCGTTTTCCGGCCGTCGCGCCGGAGCGCTCTCCGGCGGGATGAAGCAAAAGCTGGCGCTTTCCTGTGCGCTGATTCATGATCCGCGTTTGCTCATTCTCGATGAGCCGACTACCGGGGTCGACCCGCTCTCGCGCCGCCAGTTCTGGGAAATCCTGCTTCAGTTGAAAGCGGAGGGGGTGACGACTCTCGTCTCTACTCCGTACATGGATGAGGTCGCCCGGTGCGACCGCGCGGCGTTCATCTACAAGGGTCGGAAGCTGGCCGAGGATACCCCGGCAGGGCTGGCCGGCTCATTTACCGGACGGATCTACTATATCGATCACGAACCGACCACCGCGATTGTCCAGGCGATCAACCGCCTGCCCGATCTGTCGGCCGCACGTTTCGGCGCCGGCCTTCATCTGTATCTCGATCAGGATGACAACATCGAGCGACACCTGGCGGCGCTGGCATCTCTCGGCGTGGCTGCCGAGCGAGTTACGCCGATTAAGGCTGAGCTCGAAGATCGATTCATACAACTGATGGAGACAGGCGCATGA
- a CDS encoding ABC transporter ATP-binding protein, protein MNPIQDIGRKHAVEVDHLSRTFGHFTAVDQISLTVNYGEIFGFLGANGAGKTTAIRMLCGLLMPSSGNGRVAGFDVYRQPELIKPSIGYMSQRFSLYPDLTGRENLAFYGAAYGLGNAQLRQRIDEVTAQLELGQFLDELSKRLPVGWRQRLALAAAILHKPRILFLDEPTGGVDPVFRRRFWGLLYELADSGVAIFVTTHYMDEAEYCGRISIMHRGRIIEQGRPFDLKQKHATTSLDNLFVDLIRSQEAVRA, encoded by the coding sequence ATGAACCCAATTCAGGACATCGGCCGGAAACACGCTGTCGAGGTCGATCACCTGAGCCGAACATTCGGTCATTTCACGGCTGTCGATCAGATTTCGCTTACCGTGAATTACGGCGAGATTTTCGGTTTCCTCGGCGCCAACGGAGCCGGCAAGACGACCGCCATTCGTATGCTGTGCGGCCTGCTCATGCCCAGTTCGGGCAATGGACGGGTGGCCGGTTTCGATGTCTACCGCCAGCCGGAACTGATCAAGCCGAGTATCGGCTATATGTCACAAAGATTTTCACTTTATCCCGACCTGACCGGACGCGAGAACCTGGCGTTCTACGGCGCAGCGTACGGCCTCGGCAACGCGCAGTTGAGGCAGCGGATCGATGAAGTCACCGCGCAGTTGGAGCTGGGACAGTTTCTCGACGAACTCTCGAAAAGGCTGCCGGTCGGCTGGCGCCAGCGCCTGGCCCTGGCCGCGGCCATCCTGCACAAGCCGCGCATTTTGTTTCTCGACGAGCCCACCGGCGGGGTCGATCCGGTGTTCCGCCGCCGCTTCTGGGGACTGCTCTACGAACTGGCCGACTCGGGCGTAGCCATATTCGTCACCACTCACTACATGGACGAGGCCGAGTACTGCGGCCGGATTTCGATCATGCACCGGGGCAGAATTATCGAGCAGGGGCGTCCCTTCGACCTCAAGCAGAAACACGCCACCACGTCGCTGGACAACCTGTTCGTCGATCTGATCCGCAGCCAGGAGGCCGTACGTGCATAG
- a CDS encoding ABC transporter permease, whose product MHRIRFIAQKELYHILRDFRSLIIVIIMPVMMIFLYGYAINMDIERVTLAVVDFDHTVESRQFTERFYRSDYFSRPDRAADLSDPDRLLRSGEAAAILYIPAGFGQALTRNEDFEVGMTVDGSDASLASAVQAYSNGVLVEFMRDRLPPGFEIPGVTISQQVLYNPDLKSSHFLVPGLVAVILMMISALMTSMTIAREKESGTMEQLLTTPVKPREILIGKLLPYVVIAFLDGILVILFARVVFGVPFVGSQTLLLFFGLIYVTTALSIGILISSIAKTLQEATMLAQIATMLPSVMLSGFIFAIKNMPFVLQALSNLVAAKFFVTIIRGIMLKGAAFTVLVPQAVALILLMLVLMTVAARKFKTRVG is encoded by the coding sequence GTGCATAGGATCAGGTTTATAGCCCAGAAGGAACTCTACCACATCCTGCGGGATTTCCGCTCGCTGATTATTGTCATCATTATGCCGGTGATGATGATCTTCCTCTACGGCTACGCCATCAATATGGACATCGAGAGGGTCACGCTGGCGGTGGTCGACTTCGATCATACCGTCGAATCGCGCCAGTTTACGGAGCGTTTCTATCGTTCGGATTATTTCAGCAGACCCGACAGGGCCGCAGATCTGAGCGATCCGGATCGCCTGCTCCGCTCCGGCGAGGCGGCGGCAATTCTCTATATCCCGGCCGGATTTGGCCAGGCGCTCACGCGCAATGAGGATTTCGAGGTGGGGATGACAGTCGACGGCTCCGACGCGTCGCTGGCGAGTGCGGTGCAGGCCTACTCCAACGGCGTGCTCGTGGAGTTCATGAGAGACCGCCTGCCACCCGGTTTTGAAATCCCGGGCGTGACCATATCCCAGCAGGTGCTCTACAATCCCGACTTGAAGTCATCGCACTTTCTGGTGCCGGGACTGGTGGCGGTTATCCTGATGATGATCTCGGCGCTCATGACTTCCATGACTATCGCGAGGGAGAAAGAGTCCGGCACTATGGAGCAGCTTCTCACCACGCCGGTCAAGCCGCGTGAGATCTTGATCGGCAAGCTCCTGCCGTACGTGGTGATCGCGTTCCTCGACGGCATCCTGGTGATCCTGTTTGCCAGGGTGGTTTTCGGCGTTCCGTTTGTGGGTTCGCAAACGCTGCTGCTATTTTTCGGCCTCATCTATGTGACGACGGCGCTGTCGATCGGCATTCTCATCTCATCGATTGCCAAGACTCTCCAGGAGGCCACGATGCTCGCCCAGATCGCCACCATGTTGCCCTCGGTGATGCTATCCGGGTTCATCTTCGCCATCAAGAACATGCCGTTCGTGCTCCAGGCGCTGAGCAACCTGGTAGCCGCTAAGTTCTTTGTCACCATCATACGGGGGATTATGCTCAAAGGCGCCGCTTTCACTGTGCTGGTTCCGCAGGCAGTGGCGTTGATCCTGCTCATGCTCGTGCTTATGACCGTGGCGGCCCGGAAATTCAAAACCAGGGTAGGTTGA
- a CDS encoding ABC transporter permease → MWRAYLGLIRKEFIQIRRDKAMLRIVFLMPIVQLLLLGYAVNTDVKLLKTDVYDYDRSSHSREFIRSFDAGDYFVPDERLVSDETTPLWEMEDRFRKNETQMAIVIPEDFSEKLTLGDNIRIGMIADGSDANAARSGLGYAGLITRQYSQRVTGMELPLEIRHTFRYNPELESVYFMVPGIVATLLTMVTISLTAMGIVREREMGTLEQISVTPIAGYVLLLGKITTFALLGLAEMMIALAVGILWFGIPFAGSPLFLALMSGLYLLTTLGLGTFFSTVTSTQQQAMFLAWFFSIFAILTSGFFSPISNMPGWMQRITMINPMRFFMEVVRGIMMKGSGPADLVPEIIAIAIYGLVIFSLAAARFRKRSA, encoded by the coding sequence ATGTGGCGCGCTTATTTGGGCCTGATCCGCAAAGAGTTCATCCAGATCCGCCGCGACAAGGCGATGCTGCGGATAGTCTTTCTGATGCCGATCGTCCAGCTTCTGCTCCTTGGGTATGCGGTCAATACCGATGTCAAACTTCTCAAGACCGACGTATACGACTACGACCGCAGCAGCCACTCGCGGGAGTTCATACGGTCGTTTGACGCCGGCGACTACTTCGTGCCGGACGAGCGACTTGTGTCGGACGAAACCACTCCTCTCTGGGAAATGGAGGACCGTTTCCGCAAAAACGAGACCCAGATGGCGATTGTCATCCCTGAGGACTTCTCCGAAAAGCTCACGCTGGGTGATAACATCAGGATAGGGATGATTGCCGACGGTTCCGACGCCAACGCCGCCCGCTCCGGGCTCGGCTACGCCGGGCTGATCACCCGCCAGTACAGCCAGCGAGTCACCGGCATGGAGCTGCCGCTGGAAATCCGCCATACGTTCCGCTACAATCCGGAGCTGGAGTCGGTCTACTTCATGGTGCCCGGAATCGTGGCGACCCTGCTGACCATGGTGACAATTTCCCTCACCGCGATGGGGATTGTGCGGGAGCGAGAGATGGGCACGCTGGAGCAGATCTCGGTCACACCGATCGCCGGTTATGTGCTGCTGCTGGGCAAGATCACGACCTTTGCGCTGCTGGGTCTGGCCGAAATGATGATCGCGCTGGCGGTGGGTATCCTCTGGTTCGGTATCCCATTCGCGGGCTCGCCGCTTTTCCTGGCCCTCATGAGCGGGTTGTACCTGCTGACCACGCTCGGGCTGGGCACGTTCTTTTCGACCGTGACGTCGACCCAGCAGCAGGCGATGTTTCTCGCCTGGTTCTTCTCGATCTTCGCCATCCTGACATCAGGCTTTTTCAGCCCGATTTCCAACATGCCCGGGTGGATGCAGCGGATAACGATGATCAACCCGATGCGCTTTTTCATGGAGGTGGTGCGCGGGATAATGATGAAAGGCTCCGGCCCGGCCGACCTGGTGCCGGAGATTATTGCCATCGCGATATACGGTCTTGTCATCTTCAGCCTGGCCGCCGCACGCTTCCGCAAGCGGAGCGCATAG
- a CDS encoding peroxiredoxin — MSDNTKLDIGAKAPLFSLPNQDGTKVSLKDHAGRWLVLYFYPKDDTPGCTTEACDFTSGLIGFEKLEASVLGVSPDSPASHREFIAKYKLGFPLLSDESKEVLAQYGAWSKKNMYGKETVGVIRSTFLIDPEGKIAHTWYGVKVEGHADKVREKLAELAG; from the coding sequence GTGTCAGATAACACTAAGCTCGATATCGGCGCCAAAGCCCCGTTGTTCAGCCTGCCGAATCAGGACGGCACCAAAGTCTCACTCAAAGATCATGCCGGGCGCTGGCTTGTACTCTACTTCTATCCCAAAGACGACACCCCCGGCTGCACCACCGAGGCCTGCGACTTTACTTCCGGACTGATAGGATTCGAAAAGCTGGAGGCATCGGTACTTGGGGTCAGTCCCGATTCGCCCGCAAGCCACCGGGAGTTCATCGCCAAGTACAAACTCGGTTTCCCGCTCCTCTCGGATGAAAGCAAAGAGGTGCTTGCGCAGTACGGCGCGTGGAGTAAAAAGAACATGTACGGCAAGGAGACGGTCGGAGTGATTCGCTCGACCTTTCTGATCGACCCCGAGGGCAAGATTGCCCATACCTGGTACGGCGTTAAAGTCGAAGGTCATGCCGATAAAGTCAGAGAGAAACTGGCCGAACTGGCAGGCTGA
- a CDS encoding TIGR01777 family oxidoreductase — MRVLISGSSGFIGQALTDTLLAHGHEPIALKRTTGKVSSHTVVWEPIARGTWDSDIGDVDAVVNLAGANLAARRWSADFQKIIRESRITGTTQLCCHLASLNRRPSVLISASATGYYGHRGDEVLTEDSTPGRGFLCELCHEWESASAPAKDAGIRVVNPRIGVVLARHGGALAKMLPIFRLGLGGKLGSGKQWMSWVTLSDLLEIILRAISDQTLSGPVNAVAPNPVTNTEFTRQLGHVLRRPALLPAPAFALRVALGPMADEALLSSARVQPQKLQGVRHNFQHSDVAAALQSVLTAQK; from the coding sequence ATGCGGGTGCTTATCTCCGGATCGAGCGGTTTTATCGGGCAGGCGTTGACCGACACGCTCCTCGCCCACGGCCACGAGCCGATCGCGCTCAAACGCACGACGGGCAAGGTGTCTTCGCATACCGTAGTGTGGGAGCCGATAGCGAGAGGCACGTGGGATTCTGACATCGGTGATGTGGACGCGGTCGTTAATCTGGCGGGCGCTAATCTCGCCGCTCGGCGCTGGTCCGCGGATTTCCAAAAGATCATTCGAGAGAGCCGCATAACCGGCACCACGCAGCTCTGCTGCCACCTCGCCTCACTAAACCGGAGACCGTCGGTGCTGATTTCGGCGTCCGCCACCGGTTACTATGGCCATCGGGGAGACGAGGTCTTGACAGAGGATTCAACACCTGGCCGCGGCTTTCTCTGTGAACTCTGTCACGAGTGGGAGTCCGCCTCTGCGCCCGCAAAAGATGCAGGCATTCGAGTGGTGAACCCACGGATCGGCGTGGTGCTGGCCAGGCACGGCGGTGCGCTCGCTAAGATGTTGCCTATTTTTAGGTTAGGTCTTGGAGGAAAGCTTGGTTCGGGCAAGCAGTGGATGAGCTGGGTCACGCTTTCGGACCTTCTAGAGATTATTCTTCGAGCTATATCCGACCAGACCCTGTCCGGGCCGGTGAACGCCGTTGCGCCCAATCCGGTCACGAATACGGAGTTCACCAGACAGCTCGGCCATGTACTAAGAAGACCAGCTTTGTTACCGGCCCCGGCTTTTGCGCTTCGCGTAGCCTTGGGGCCGATGGCCGACGAGGCGCTGCTGTCATCGGCGCGCGTCCAACCGCAGAAACTCCAGGGTGTTAGGCACAATTTCCAACACTCTGACGTTGCCGCCGCATTGCAGAGCGTCCTGACTGCGCAGAAATAG
- a CDS encoding winged helix-turn-helix domain-containing protein, producing the protein MRAQIGETAGKVWRTLSQHKEVSLSQIPKLIGEKDTVTYQAVGWLACEDKLQYRTERNRTLVSLRS; encoded by the coding sequence ATGAGAGCCCAAATTGGTGAGACCGCCGGCAAAGTCTGGCGGACGCTCAGTCAGCACAAAGAGGTTAGCCTGTCACAGATACCGAAACTGATCGGCGAAAAAGATACGGTGACCTACCAGGCGGTCGGCTGGCTGGCCTGCGAGGACAAGCTTCAATACCGCACCGAGCGCAACCGGACGCTGGTTTCGCTGCGGTCATAG
- a CDS encoding SDR family oxidoreductase, whose product MRDLADKTVVITGASRGIGASIALAFAREKCRLVLCGRDRERLGKVAEAADLPRSRVLTVTADISKPAGIKRIVASAVRKYGRIDVFINNAAIGYWKAVSDTTQEEFDHTFNTNLRAVFLSFRELIPLMKKQGGGQIINISSMSAKQAAPEHAAYAASKAALNILSESTAAEVRNDNIKICVLAPGSVATDFGGTPLDQKSTKPRLLSSEVADAVVFLARQNENAWVSLVEMRTLVLKKK is encoded by the coding sequence ATGAGAGACCTCGCCGACAAAACCGTCGTCATCACCGGGGCGTCACGCGGAATCGGGGCGTCGATTGCCCTCGCCTTCGCGCGCGAAAAGTGCCGGCTGGTGCTGTGCGGGCGTGACCGTGAGCGTCTTGGCAAAGTTGCCGAGGCCGCCGATTTGCCCAGGAGCCGCGTCTTGACTGTTACCGCTGATATCAGCAAGCCGGCGGGTATTAAGAGAATCGTCGCGTCTGCCGTACGCAAGTACGGGCGCATTGACGTATTCATCAACAACGCCGCAATCGGGTACTGGAAGGCCGTCTCTGATACCACACAGGAGGAGTTCGATCATACGTTTAATACGAACCTCCGCGCGGTCTTCCTTTCGTTTCGCGAGTTAATCCCACTGATGAAGAAGCAGGGGGGCGGGCAGATCATAAACATCTCGTCGATGAGCGCCAAGCAGGCGGCGCCCGAACATGCCGCCTATGCGGCGTCGAAAGCGGCGCTGAATATCCTGAGCGAATCGACCGCCGCCGAGGTACGCAACGATAACATCAAAATCTGCGTGCTGGCCCCCGGTTCGGTCGCGACCGATTTCGGCGGCACACCGCTCGACCAGAAGTCGACCAAACCGCGCCTGTTGTCCAGCGAGGTCGCTGACGCGGTGGTGTTTCTCGCGCGGCAAAACGAAAATGCGTGGGTATCGCTGGTCGAGATGCGGACGCTGGTGCTCAAGAAGAAATAA
- a CDS encoding transposase, whose product MKTLRRYIESGSVFFITCVTYDREPLLLELPSLFLESWPGVVPLAWVLMPQHFHALLDVNSTTVSMLMHSFKITYSRRFRDRVRAGWVWQNRFWDHVIRDQVDMNRHLDYIHYNPVHHGQVKDPFTYPYSTLKSWSDRGFYTRDWGVIDKLEFEGEFGE is encoded by the coding sequence ATGAAAACGCTGCGTCGTTACATAGAAAGCGGTTCTGTCTTCTTTATCACCTGTGTCACCTATGATCGCGAGCCACTCTTATTGGAATTACCGTCTCTTTTCCTCGAGTCGTGGCCGGGGGTTGTTCCCTTAGCATGGGTACTGATGCCACAGCATTTCCACGCGTTGCTCGATGTCAACTCGACAACCGTCTCAATGCTAATGCACAGTTTCAAGATCACTTATTCCAGACGGTTCCGAGATAGAGTGCGCGCGGGGTGGGTCTGGCAAAACCGCTTCTGGGATCACGTGATACGGGATCAGGTCGATATGAATCGACACTTGGACTATATTCACTACAATCCGGTCCATCACGGGCAAGTGAAAGACCCGTTTACCTATCCCTACTCGACATTGAAATCCTGGAGCGACCGTGGTTTCTATACGAGAGACTGGGGGGTAATAGATAAGCTGGAGTTCGAAGGGGAGTTCGGCGAGTGA
- the kbl gene encoding glycine C-acetyltransferase — MGYSDKVRGIYQEQLKGIQAAGLFKQERFIHSPQAADIEVEFPTGSSLKKVINMCANNYLGLSSHPDVVKAAHEGLDSRGYGMSSVRFICGTQDIHHELEQRVTTFLGTEDTILFPSCMDANAGVFEAVLTKDDMMIADRLVHASIIDGMRLCSAEQDTFKHANMEHLEEKLQLHKDRRVRMVITDGVFSMDGDTAPLDKMAELCEKYDAMLFCDDSHASGFIGRTGRGTHEKYGVVGRMDIITTTFGKALGGASGGCVSGRRELVEMCRQRARPYLFSNTIAPVVVSGVLEVLDILSKSTERRDKLEKNTEYWRKGLLDAGFILKEGDTPIVPVMLFNAKLSQDISRDLYAEGIYAIGFFFPVVPQGQARIRTQISAGHEIHHLDKALDAFRKVGKKYDILGKTKQEIIEMYGA; from the coding sequence GTGGGCTACAGCGATAAGGTTCGTGGCATATATCAGGAACAACTAAAGGGAATCCAGGCAGCCGGCCTATTCAAACAGGAACGGTTTATTCATTCGCCGCAGGCGGCGGACATCGAGGTCGAGTTCCCGACCGGTTCGTCGCTCAAAAAAGTCATCAACATGTGCGCCAATAACTATCTCGGTTTGTCCAGTCATCCCGATGTAGTTAAGGCAGCGCACGAAGGACTGGATAGTCGCGGCTACGGGATGTCCTCGGTGCGCTTCATCTGCGGCACGCAGGATATTCATCACGAACTGGAACAAAGAGTGACCACTTTTCTCGGCACGGAAGATACGATCCTGTTCCCGTCGTGCATGGACGCCAACGCCGGCGTGTTCGAGGCTGTGCTCACCAAGGACGACATGATGATCGCCGACCGGCTCGTGCACGCGTCGATTATCGACGGCATGCGCCTGTGCAGCGCCGAACAGGATACGTTCAAGCACGCCAACATGGAGCATCTCGAGGAGAAGCTGCAGTTACACAAGGATCGGCGTGTCAGAATGGTCATCACGGACGGCGTCTTCTCCATGGACGGCGACACGGCCCCGCTTGACAAAATGGCGGAACTGTGCGAGAAGTACGACGCCATGCTGTTCTGCGACGATTCTCACGCCAGCGGGTTTATCGGCCGGACCGGTCGCGGCACGCATGAGAAATACGGCGTGGTCGGCCGTATGGATATTATCACGACAACATTCGGCAAGGCGCTCGGCGGGGCCTCTGGCGGCTGTGTCTCCGGACGGCGCGAACTGGTCGAGATGTGCCGTCAGCGGGCGCGGCCGTATCTCTTTTCGAACACGATTGCGCCGGTAGTCGTATCGGGCGTGCTCGAGGTGCTGGACATACTCTCCAAGTCCACTGAACGCCGCGATAAGTTAGAGAAGAACACCGAGTACTGGCGTAAGGGGCTGCTGGATGCCGGTTTCATCCTGAAAGAGGGCGACACGCCGATCGTTCCGGTCATGCTGTTCAACGCCAAGCTATCTCAGGACATCTCGCGCGATCTGTATGCCGAGGGAATATACGCAATCGGGTTTTTCTTCCCGGTGGTGCCTCAGGGCCAGGCGCGTATCCGCACGCAGATTTCGGCGGGCCACGAGATACATCATCTCGATAAGGCGCTCGATGCCTTCAGGAAAGTCGGAAAGAAGTATGACATCCTCGGCAAGACCAAGCAGGAGATAATCGAGATGTACGGGGCGTAG
- a CDS encoding acyl carrier protein → MIMEDMKQVVLDYVRNEYLEDEDEELDFDTPLISGGIVDSFSMVSLKRFLENKYKISIPDDQATPESFDSVNKIVTLVNKFVK, encoded by the coding sequence ATGATAATGGAAGACATGAAGCAGGTCGTTCTGGATTATGTGAGGAACGAGTACCTCGAAGACGAGGACGAGGAGTTGGATTTCGATACGCCGCTGATTTCTGGCGGGATAGTCGATTCGTTCTCCATGGTTTCGCTCAAGCGGTTTCTGGAGAACAAGTACAAGATCAGCATCCCGGATGACCAGGCGACCCCGGAGTCGTTCGATTCGGTAAACAAGATCGTTACGCTGGTGAACAAGTTCGTGAAGTGA